From Halanaeroarchaeum sulfurireducens, a single genomic window includes:
- a CDS encoding DJ-1/PfpI family protein has protein sequence MTAKRILMLVGDFAEDYETMVPFQALQMVGHEVDAVCPEKEAGSTIKTAIHDSRGDQTYMESRGHDFAITASLEAIDPVDYDALVVPGGRAPEYLRTDEEVLFTVRHFFEADKPVATICHGPQILAAAGVLDGYEITSYPAVRPEVEAAGGTWVDEVTRDRNLVTAQAWVDHPEWLAEFLDLLGTTVEHSSDGPSVAD, from the coding sequence ATGACAGCCAAGAGAATCCTCATGCTCGTCGGGGACTTTGCCGAGGACTACGAAACGATGGTTCCGTTTCAGGCACTCCAGATGGTCGGCCACGAGGTCGATGCAGTATGCCCGGAGAAGGAGGCCGGCAGCACGATCAAGACCGCCATCCACGACTCGCGGGGTGATCAGACGTACATGGAATCGCGGGGTCACGACTTCGCGATCACCGCATCGCTCGAGGCCATCGATCCGGTCGACTACGACGCCCTCGTGGTCCCGGGCGGCCGGGCACCGGAGTACCTTCGCACCGACGAGGAGGTGCTATTCACCGTCCGTCACTTCTTCGAGGCCGACAAACCGGTGGCCACGATCTGTCACGGGCCACAGATTCTCGCGGCTGCGGGCGTGCTCGACGGCTACGAAATCACGTCGTACCCTGCCGTGAGGCCCGAGGTCGAGGCCGCAGGCGGTACCTGGGTGGACGAGGTGACAAGGGACAGAAATCTCGTGACCGCTCAGGCCTGGGTGGATCACCCCGAGTGGCTGGCCGAGTTTCTGGACCTGCTCGGGACGACCGTCGAGCACTCCTCCGATGGCCCATCGGTGGCGGACTGA
- the sufD gene encoding Fe-S cluster assembly protein SufD has protein sequence MSTQLHATITEETVREISETLGEPEWLLETRLDALSVLDDLEYPSVIQTPGRRWTNLEDLDYEAMIDPRSQSEEKDQIGSEQIRVLSFKDAIDEVPDLLEAHFGSLVDPQENRLIALSTALFTTGTVVVIPAGVDAEDVTIRTTMNGRSLFNYTLVVAEENASATILERQESGESVDDERYYSGIVEVAAGENSTVQYGSLQEFDEQTYNYTVKRGEAGRYATVHWIEGNLGSRLTKTQVSTLLESDNAETRIVGAFFGHNDQHFDLDSRVWHRAEHTTADLVTRGVIDDRSRSVYEGTQEVSQEAWDTSSYQRENTLMLSDESEADASPKLLINNHDTEASHSATVGQINREDLFYMVSRGLPEETASNMLVEGFFVPVLEEIDVEELREDLEAGIAARLTD, from the coding sequence ATGAGCACCCAACTACACGCAACCATCACGGAGGAAACGGTCAGGGAGATATCGGAAACCCTCGGGGAACCGGAGTGGCTCCTCGAAACTCGCCTCGACGCACTGTCGGTACTCGACGACCTCGAGTATCCCTCGGTCATTCAGACGCCGGGTCGGCGCTGGACGAACCTCGAGGATCTCGATTACGAGGCGATGATCGATCCCCGCTCGCAGTCAGAGGAAAAAGATCAGATCGGTTCCGAACAGATCAGGGTCCTTTCGTTCAAGGACGCCATCGACGAGGTTCCGGACCTGCTCGAGGCCCACTTCGGGTCGCTCGTCGATCCGCAGGAGAACCGGCTCATCGCACTCTCGACGGCGCTGTTCACGACGGGAACGGTCGTCGTGATTCCCGCGGGCGTCGACGCCGAGGACGTAACGATCAGGACGACGATGAACGGACGCTCGCTGTTCAACTACACGCTCGTCGTCGCCGAGGAGAACGCCTCGGCGACCATCCTCGAACGACAGGAGAGCGGGGAGTCCGTCGACGACGAGCGCTATTACAGCGGCATCGTCGAAGTCGCTGCGGGGGAGAACAGTACCGTCCAGTACGGTTCCCTCCAGGAGTTCGACGAGCAAACGTACAACTACACGGTCAAGCGGGGCGAGGCGGGTCGGTACGCCACCGTCCACTGGATCGAGGGCAATCTGGGCTCCAGGTTGACCAAGACCCAAGTCAGCACGCTACTGGAGTCGGACAACGCGGAGACCCGGATCGTCGGCGCCTTCTTCGGTCACAACGACCAGCACTTCGATCTCGATTCGAGGGTCTGGCACAGGGCCGAGCACACGACGGCCGACCTCGTCACCCGCGGCGTCATCGACGACCGATCCCGCTCGGTGTACGAAGGAACCCAGGAGGTCAGCCAGGAGGCCTGGGACACCAGCTCGTATCAGCGTGAGAATACGCTGATGCTCTCCGACGAGAGCGAGGCCGACGCCTCGCCGAAGTTGCTCATCAACAACCACGACACCGAGGCGTCACACTCGGCGACGGTTGGCCAGATCAACCGGGAGGACCTCTTCTATATGGTCTCTCGCGGCCTCCCCGAGGAGACCGCGAGCAACATGCTCGTCGAGGGCTTTTTCGTTCCAGTTCTTGAAGAGATCGACGTCGAAGAACTACGCGAGGACCTCGAAGCAGGCATCGCGGCCCGTCTGACGGACTGA
- a CDS encoding SDR family oxidoreductase, whose amino-acid sequence MTERTPLEGDTAIVTGASAGIGAATVGTLAASGANVVLAARREDRLEDVAATAEAVHDVETLVVPTDVTDEGDVETLLSRTIDVFGGLDALVNNAGLARGSNIEDLSTDQYREMMAVNTDGMFFTTRAALPHLRETAGTLVFIGSFAGKFPRPFNPVYAATKWWTRGFAKSVSAAVGADDIAVTVINPSEVRTEFGSEDGTAFEERFGAGEVTEPEEIADAVVFAVEQDQSMVSEMDLYRRDKFDFF is encoded by the coding sequence ATGACCGAGCGAACACCGCTAGAGGGGGATACCGCCATCGTCACGGGTGCGTCGGCCGGCATCGGAGCCGCGACCGTCGGCACGCTCGCGGCGTCGGGGGCGAACGTCGTCCTCGCCGCCCGACGGGAGGATCGACTCGAAGATGTCGCCGCCACCGCCGAGGCGGTGCACGACGTGGAGACGCTGGTCGTCCCGACGGACGTGACGGACGAGGGCGACGTCGAAACCCTACTCTCACGAACCATCGACGTGTTCGGCGGCCTGGACGCCCTCGTGAACAACGCCGGCCTCGCACGCGGTAGCAACATCGAGGACCTCTCGACCGACCAGTATCGGGAAATGATGGCCGTCAACACGGACGGGATGTTCTTTACCACTCGAGCGGCGCTTCCCCACCTCCGGGAGACGGCCGGTACCCTGGTGTTCATCGGGAGTTTCGCCGGGAAGTTCCCCAGACCGTTCAACCCCGTCTACGCGGCCACGAAGTGGTGGACCCGCGGATTCGCGAAGAGCGTCTCCGCGGCGGTCGGCGCAGACGATATAGCGGTGACGGTGATCAATCCCTCCGAGGTCCGCACGGAGTTCGGGTCCGAAGACGGCACCGCCTTCGAAGAGCGATTCGGGGCGGGCGAGGTGACCGAACCGGAGGAAATCGCCGACGCCGTCGTCTTCGCGGTCGAGCAAGACCAGTCCATGGTTTCCGAAATGGACCTGTACCGGCGCGACAAATTCGACTTCTTCTGA
- a CDS encoding ABC transporter ATP-binding protein — protein sequence MATLELKNVHATVEDADEQILNGVDLAVSSGEIHALMGPNGSGKSTTAKVIAGHPAYDVTDGEVRLHLEDGDFGDLDIPEDARTWDLLDLEPHERAALGIFLGFQYPAEIEGVTLTNFLRTALNATIEERDALLYGDEAEDDEEGYDTDPRQGLQDDGEVDVAEFQQILQEKMELLDMDAAFAQRYLNSGFSGGEKKQNEVLQAALLEPVVAVLDEIDSGLDIDRLQDVSKGIEALRQEQDTGILQITHYQRILDYVEPDTVHIMLDGKIVKEGDASLAEKLEDRGYDWVREEVYGTA from the coding sequence ATGGCCACTTTAGAGCTCAAAAACGTCCACGCGACGGTCGAAGACGCGGACGAACAGATCCTCAACGGCGTCGATCTGGCCGTCTCGAGCGGCGAGATTCACGCCCTGATGGGTCCCAACGGGAGCGGCAAATCGACGACGGCCAAAGTCATCGCCGGCCATCCCGCGTACGACGTCACCGACGGCGAGGTCCGCCTCCACCTGGAGGACGGCGACTTCGGCGACCTCGACATTCCCGAGGATGCCCGGACGTGGGACCTCCTCGATCTGGAACCGCACGAACGTGCCGCCCTCGGCATTTTTCTTGGCTTCCAGTATCCCGCAGAGATCGAGGGCGTCACGCTGACGAACTTTCTTCGCACCGCGCTCAACGCCACGATCGAGGAGCGTGACGCGCTCCTGTACGGCGACGAAGCCGAGGATGACGAGGAGGGGTACGATACCGACCCACGACAGGGGCTGCAGGACGACGGCGAGGTCGACGTCGCCGAGTTCCAGCAAATCCTCCAAGAGAAGATGGAGCTTCTGGACATGGACGCGGCGTTCGCCCAGCGGTACCTGAACTCTGGTTTCTCCGGCGGCGAGAAAAAACAGAACGAGGTCCTCCAGGCGGCGCTGCTGGAACCGGTCGTGGCCGTCCTCGACGAGATCGACTCGGGTCTCGACATCGACCGCTTACAGGACGTCTCCAAGGGGATCGAGGCCCTGCGGCAGGAACAGGACACCGGCATCCTCCAGATCACGCACTATCAGCGCATTCTGGATTACGTCGAACCCGATACGGTTCACATCATGCTCGACGGCAAGATCGTGAAGGAAGGGGACGCCAGCCTCGCGGAGAAACTCGAGGATCGGGGCTACGACTGGGTGCGCGAGGAAGTGTACGGTACCGCCTGA
- the sufB gene encoding Fe-S cluster assembly protein SufB: MSSEDDLHETDTESQFGFKKDEASAFESEKGLTEETVRVISEDKDEPEWMLDRRLRALEQYHKMPMPTDWPGQPDLSDLDVEEIIPYIRPDTDTRGEAESWEDLPDDIKDTFDKLGIPEAEKEALSGVGAQYESEVVYQNMKEQWEKKGVIFMDMDRAVHEHPEIVREYFMTKAVPPSDNKFAALHGAVWSGGSFVYVPEDVSVEMPVQAYFRMNSAGMGQFEHTLIVAEPGAEVHYIEGCSAPQYATHNLHSGAVEVFVKEDAHVQYSTVQNWSRNTYNLNTKRAIAEAGGRMEWVSGSMGSKVTMLYPMTVLNGRGASDNHITIAFAGEGQDIDTGAKVYHNAPETKSTIESKSISKDGGRTNYRGLVHISDGARNSSTSVECDALMFDNESTSDTMPYMEIGESTVDVAHEATVGKIGDEDVFYLQSRGLDDDDAKQMIVAGFIEPITDELPIEYAVELNRLIELEMEGSLG; this comes from the coding sequence ATGAGCTCAGAGGACGACCTACACGAGACCGACACCGAATCCCAGTTCGGATTCAAGAAGGACGAGGCGTCGGCCTTCGAGTCAGAGAAGGGGCTGACCGAGGAGACCGTTCGCGTGATCTCCGAGGACAAAGACGAACCCGAGTGGATGCTCGATCGTCGTCTCCGTGCCCTCGAACAGTACCACAAGATGCCCATGCCAACGGACTGGCCGGGCCAACCCGACCTGTCCGACCTCGACGTGGAGGAGATCATTCCGTACATCCGCCCCGACACCGACACCCGGGGCGAGGCCGAATCCTGGGAGGACCTCCCGGACGACATCAAGGACACGTTCGACAAACTCGGCATTCCAGAGGCCGAAAAAGAGGCGCTCTCCGGCGTCGGCGCGCAGTACGAATCGGAGGTCGTCTATCAGAACATGAAAGAGCAGTGGGAGAAAAAGGGGGTCATTTTCATGGACATGGACAGGGCGGTCCACGAGCACCCCGAGATCGTCAGGGAGTACTTCATGACGAAAGCGGTGCCCCCGAGCGACAACAAGTTCGCCGCCCTCCACGGAGCCGTCTGGTCCGGCGGCTCGTTCGTCTACGTCCCCGAGGACGTCAGCGTCGAGATGCCCGTGCAGGCGTACTTCCGGATGAACTCGGCGGGGATGGGGCAGTTCGAGCACACTCTCATCGTCGCGGAGCCGGGCGCCGAAGTCCACTACATCGAGGGCTGTTCGGCCCCGCAGTACGCAACTCACAATCTTCACTCCGGCGCCGTCGAGGTCTTCGTCAAGGAGGACGCCCACGTGCAGTATTCGACCGTCCAGAACTGGTCGAGGAACACGTACAATCTGAACACGAAACGCGCAATCGCGGAGGCGGGCGGGCGGATGGAATGGGTCTCCGGGAGCATGGGGTCGAAAGTGACCATGCTCTACCCCATGACGGTCCTGAACGGCCGTGGCGCCTCCGACAACCACATCACCATCGCCTTCGCGGGCGAGGGACAGGACATCGACACCGGGGCGAAGGTCTATCACAACGCTCCGGAGACGAAATCCACCATCGAGTCCAAGTCCATCAGCAAGGACGGCGGTCGCACCAACTACCGGGGGCTCGTCCACATCAGCGACGGCGCCAGGAACTCCTCGACGAGCGTGGAGTGTGACGCGCTGATGTTCGACAACGAATCCACCTCGGATACCATGCCTTACATGGAGATCGGGGAATCGACGGTGGACGTCGCTCACGAGGCGACGGTCGGCAAGATCGGCGACGAGGACGTCTTCTACCTCCAGAGTCGCGGCCTCGACGACGACGACGCCAAACAGATGATCGTCGCCGGCTTCATCGAGCCCATCACCGACGAACTGCCAATCGAATACGCCGTCGAGCTCAACCGCCTCATCGAGCTCGAGATGGAGGGGAGCCTCGGGTAA
- a CDS encoding DNA-directed DNA polymerase, whose protein sequence is MSNADLSTYAETDEGNSTTDERTAEAAAVAGEGDPVVDEILTAEAEALPPATETVDIAVTQVNYTVEATGDRERPVIHVFGRTADDEAKHVRVHGFRPYFYAPTDSITEEDLSREGLTGSEEGYESIRGKPLTKIYGRTPRDVGNVRDYFEHYEADILFPNRFLIDKDITTGIRVPDRRADDGAVYAHHAEVEAVEADAALRVNTFDIEVDDRSGFPEDGEEPIVCLTSHDSYRDEYVAWLYEAPNGEAPSPTAITDLDLLDGDREIDVRAFEEETAMLDAFLEYVGETDPDVLTGWNFADFDAPYLLDRLEMLGMDPERLSRVDEVWRSDWQGPNVKGRVVFDLLYGYQRTQFSELDSYRLDAVAEEELGVGKERYAGDIGTLWEDDPQRLLEYNVRDVELCVEIDRKQAIVEFWREVAGFVGCKLEDATTPGDAVDMYVLHNVYGDFVLPSKGQQEGEAYEGGAVFDPITGVREMVTVLDLKSLYPMCMVTVNASPETKVDPESYDGPTYRAPNGTHFRKEPDGVIRAMVDELLAEREEKKAIRNEYDPDSDEYDVYDRQQAAVKVIMNSLYGVLGWERFRLYDKEMGAAVTATGREVIEFTETAANERDKQVIYGDTDSVMLELGHDVDRETAIEQSFDIEEYINDAYDDFASDRLNAEEHRFQIEFEKLYRRFFQAGKKKRYAGHIIWKEGKTVDDVDITGFEYKRSDIAPITKDVQKTVIERIVKEGDIEGVKDYVHEVIEDFQSGEVDLDDVGIPGGIGKRLDNYETDTAQVRGAKYANTLLGTNFQRGSKPKRLYLEKVHPEFFRRIEAERPDIAEDPLYLDFKRDPDVICYEYADQVPDEFEIDWEKMLDKTLKGPIARVLEALDISWQEVKTGQTQTGLGSYM, encoded by the coding sequence ATGAGCAATGCGGACCTCTCGACGTACGCCGAGACGGACGAGGGGAACTCGACGACGGACGAACGAACGGCAGAGGCGGCCGCGGTAGCGGGCGAAGGCGATCCGGTCGTCGACGAGATTCTGACCGCGGAGGCGGAGGCGTTACCGCCTGCGACGGAGACGGTCGACATCGCGGTCACGCAGGTCAACTACACCGTGGAGGCCACGGGGGACCGGGAGCGACCAGTCATCCACGTCTTCGGTCGCACTGCCGATGATGAGGCAAAACACGTCCGGGTCCACGGATTTCGACCGTATTTCTACGCCCCAACCGATTCGATCACCGAAGAGGACCTCTCCCGCGAGGGCCTGACCGGTAGCGAGGAGGGCTACGAGAGTATTCGGGGCAAACCGCTTACGAAAATCTACGGCCGGACACCACGGGACGTCGGGAACGTGCGCGATTACTTCGAGCACTACGAGGCGGACATCCTCTTCCCGAATCGCTTCCTCATCGACAAGGACATCACGACCGGCATTCGGGTCCCCGATCGACGGGCGGACGACGGGGCCGTCTACGCCCACCATGCGGAGGTCGAGGCGGTCGAGGCGGACGCCGCCCTCCGGGTCAATACGTTCGACATCGAGGTCGACGACCGCTCCGGCTTCCCGGAGGACGGCGAGGAGCCGATCGTCTGTCTGACGAGCCACGACAGTTACCGCGACGAGTATGTCGCGTGGCTCTACGAAGCCCCTAACGGGGAGGCCCCGTCGCCGACGGCCATCACGGATCTGGACCTGCTCGACGGCGATCGGGAGATCGACGTCCGTGCCTTCGAGGAGGAGACGGCCATGCTGGATGCCTTCCTCGAATACGTTGGCGAGACGGACCCGGACGTCCTGACGGGCTGGAACTTCGCGGACTTCGACGCGCCCTACCTCCTCGACCGTCTCGAGATGCTCGGGATGGACCCCGAACGCCTCTCCCGCGTCGACGAGGTCTGGCGCAGCGACTGGCAGGGGCCGAACGTGAAGGGACGGGTCGTCTTCGATCTCCTGTATGGGTACCAGCGCACCCAGTTCTCCGAACTCGACTCCTACCGCCTCGACGCCGTGGCCGAGGAGGAACTCGGCGTCGGCAAGGAGCGCTACGCGGGCGACATCGGCACCCTCTGGGAAGACGACCCACAGCGACTCCTGGAGTACAACGTGCGCGACGTCGAACTGTGCGTCGAGATCGACAGGAAACAGGCTATCGTGGAATTCTGGCGCGAGGTCGCCGGCTTCGTCGGCTGTAAACTCGAGGACGCGACGACCCCGGGGGACGCTGTGGACATGTACGTCCTGCACAACGTGTACGGTGACTTCGTCCTGCCCTCCAAGGGGCAACAGGAGGGCGAGGCGTACGAGGGCGGGGCGGTCTTCGATCCGATAACGGGGGTCCGCGAGATGGTGACGGTCCTCGACCTCAAGTCGCTGTATCCCATGTGTATGGTGACTGTCAACGCCTCCCCCGAGACCAAGGTCGATCCGGAATCGTACGATGGCCCCACCTATCGCGCCCCGAACGGGACGCACTTCCGGAAAGAGCCAGACGGCGTCATTCGGGCGATGGTCGACGAACTGCTGGCCGAACGCGAGGAGAAAAAGGCGATCCGCAACGAGTACGATCCCGACAGCGACGAGTACGACGTCTACGACCGTCAACAGGCCGCCGTCAAGGTTATCATGAACAGCCTCTACGGCGTGCTGGGCTGGGAACGGTTCCGCCTCTACGACAAGGAGATGGGCGCGGCCGTCACGGCCACCGGTCGGGAGGTCATCGAGTTCACCGAAACCGCGGCGAACGAACGGGACAAACAGGTCATCTATGGCGACACCGACAGCGTCATGTTGGAACTCGGACATGACGTCGACCGCGAGACGGCCATCGAGCAGTCCTTCGACATCGAGGAGTACATCAACGACGCCTACGACGACTTCGCGAGCGATCGGTTGAACGCCGAGGAGCACCGCTTTCAGATCGAGTTCGAAAAGCTCTATCGACGATTCTTCCAGGCGGGGAAGAAAAAGCGCTACGCGGGCCACATCATCTGGAAGGAGGGCAAGACGGTCGACGACGTCGACATCACGGGCTTCGAGTACAAACGCTCGGACATCGCGCCCATCACGAAGGACGTCCAGAAAACGGTCATCGAGCGCATCGTCAAGGAGGGCGACATCGAAGGGGTCAAAGACTACGTGCACGAGGTCATCGAGGACTTCCAGTCCGGCGAGGTCGACCTCGACGACGTCGGCATTCCGGGTGGCATCGGGAAGCGACTGGACAACTACGAGACCGACACGGCCCAGGTGCGCGGAGCGAAGTACGCGAACACCCTCCTCGGGACGAACTTCCAGCGTGGGAGCAAGCCCAAACGACTCTATCTCGAGAAGGTCCACCCCGAGTTTTTCCGTCGGATCGAGGCCGAACGACCCGACATTGCGGAAGACCCGCTGTATCTCGATTTCAAGCGCGACCCGGACGTCATCTGCTATGAATACGCCGATCAGGTCCCCGACGAGTTCGAAATCGACTGGGAGAAGATGCTGGACAAGACGCTCAAAGGACCGATCGCCCGGGTTCTCGAGGCCCTCGACATCTCCTGGCAGGAGGTCAAGACCGGACAGACCCAGACCGGCCTCGGGAGTTACATGTAA
- the rad50 gene encoding DNA double-strand break repair ATPase Rad50, translated as MRFERLRLHNFKCYEDADVSLGRGVTVIHGLNGSGKSSLLEAIFFALYGTTGLDRTLEEVVTIGQDEAEIELWFTHDGDDYHLRRRVRATGERATTADCVLDGPAETFDGVRDVEDAVTGMLRMDAEAFVNSAFVRQGEINKLINATPRSRQEMIDRLLQLGTLETYRERAAEARLGVESVLDHWTGRLESLDDQIDEKEDRDLFEVRSRLQSELNEVQAEIERLETNRSEAESTLTEAESVLESYEDAQSDLEEVKERITSIREAIAETEAERDDLSEAIAEHREAIADLDERIESLTGTTILEEATETAVADRRASLVRERESLQEEIATIRETVTANEQTIERLREKADDHEERAEAKLEEASALESEAEEAAARVDELESRLSSIREDIAALRERFEDAPVDVGEADELVTSAEAELETLEAERSEIRESLASARSRVDDARALIEEGKCPECGQPVEGSPHVESLSEYETTVAELEADLSDVESEIEDAEERLDTAESLVEAERTLDRLEGEREDVESLLEERRAAVEEKRERAASLRETADELAISAAEARDEAAAARGDMMEARECIGLMNDRRERIQSTIETLDEIDQALERRSDHEEAIERARDERESLADRNDERRDHLAAARDRKQELEESFDDTRIEAAREKRERATDYLEEVEGELEELTERRDSLQGQVGAVENAIQELESLREERTSVAERVEALESLLQEGRDLEEVYGDLRAELRQQNVARLERLLNETFELVYQNDSYDRIELNGQYELTVYQKDGEPLEPEQLSGGERALFNLSLRTAIYRLLAEGIDGAAPMPPLILDEPTVFLDSGHVSQLVSLVESMRRIGVEQIIVVSHDEELVGAADDVIRVEKDATTNRSYVERGRQPTDGT; from the coding sequence ATGAGGTTCGAACGGCTCCGACTGCACAATTTCAAGTGCTACGAGGATGCCGACGTCTCCCTGGGCCGGGGCGTGACCGTCATTCACGGCCTGAACGGGAGTGGCAAATCGTCGCTGCTCGAGGCGATATTCTTCGCGCTCTACGGGACGACGGGGCTCGACCGGACACTCGAGGAGGTGGTCACGATCGGGCAGGACGAGGCAGAGATCGAGCTCTGGTTCACCCACGACGGGGACGACTACCACCTCCGGCGCCGCGTCCGGGCTACCGGGGAGCGCGCCACGACCGCCGACTGCGTGCTCGACGGGCCGGCAGAGACCTTCGACGGCGTGAGAGACGTGGAGGACGCCGTCACGGGAATGCTGCGGATGGACGCAGAGGCGTTCGTCAACTCGGCGTTCGTGCGTCAGGGCGAGATCAACAAGCTCATCAACGCAACTCCCCGGTCCCGCCAGGAGATGATCGACCGCCTCTTGCAACTCGGCACGCTCGAAACCTATCGTGAGCGGGCCGCTGAGGCGAGATTAGGCGTCGAAAGCGTCCTGGATCACTGGACGGGACGACTCGAATCACTGGACGACCAGATCGACGAGAAAGAAGACCGAGACCTCTTCGAAGTGCGATCGCGGTTGCAAAGCGAGTTGAACGAAGTCCAAGCCGAGATCGAGCGCCTGGAGACGAACCGATCGGAGGCGGAATCCACGCTCACGGAGGCCGAGTCCGTTCTGGAGTCCTACGAGGATGCCCAATCCGACCTCGAGGAGGTCAAAGAACGGATCACGTCGATCCGCGAGGCTATCGCGGAGACCGAAGCCGAGCGGGACGACCTCTCGGAGGCGATCGCCGAGCACCGGGAGGCCATCGCGGATCTCGACGAGCGTATCGAGTCGCTCACGGGGACGACTATCCTGGAAGAGGCGACGGAAACGGCTGTCGCGGACCGGCGGGCGTCCCTGGTCAGGGAACGCGAATCCCTTCAGGAGGAGATCGCGACGATCCGCGAAACGGTCACGGCGAACGAGCAGACCATCGAGCGGCTGCGCGAGAAGGCCGACGACCACGAAGAGCGCGCGGAGGCGAAACTCGAGGAGGCGTCGGCGCTGGAATCCGAAGCTGAGGAGGCGGCGGCCCGGGTCGACGAACTCGAGTCACGCCTGTCATCGATACGGGAGGATATTGCGGCCCTCCGCGAACGATTCGAGGATGCCCCCGTCGACGTGGGGGAGGCCGACGAACTGGTGACGTCGGCCGAGGCCGAACTCGAAACCCTGGAAGCGGAACGGAGCGAGATCCGTGAATCACTGGCGTCGGCGCGTTCGCGCGTCGACGATGCGAGAGCCCTCATCGAGGAGGGGAAGTGCCCGGAGTGTGGCCAACCTGTCGAGGGATCGCCCCACGTCGAATCGCTGTCGGAGTACGAGACGACCGTGGCGGAACTTGAGGCCGATCTGTCCGATGTCGAGTCGGAAATCGAAGACGCCGAAGAACGTCTCGATACCGCCGAGTCCCTCGTGGAGGCCGAACGAACACTCGACCGCCTCGAGGGAGAGCGCGAGGACGTCGAATCGTTGCTCGAGGAGCGGCGCGCGGCCGTGGAGGAAAAACGGGAACGAGCCGCGTCGCTGCGCGAAACGGCGGACGAGCTCGCGATCTCTGCCGCCGAAGCCCGCGACGAGGCTGCGGCCGCTCGAGGGGATATGATGGAAGCGCGCGAGTGCATCGGCTTGATGAACGACAGGCGCGAGCGCATACAGTCTACGATCGAAACCCTGGACGAGATCGACCAGGCGCTCGAACGACGGAGCGACCACGAGGAGGCGATCGAACGGGCGCGGGACGAACGCGAATCGCTCGCCGACCGCAACGATGAGCGCCGCGACCACCTGGCCGCCGCGCGGGACCGAAAACAGGAACTGGAGGAATCGTTCGACGATACGCGCATCGAGGCGGCCAGGGAAAAACGAGAACGGGCGACGGACTACCTCGAGGAGGTCGAGGGTGAACTCGAGGAACTGACCGAACGGCGGGACAGCCTCCAGGGACAGGTTGGTGCCGTCGAGAACGCCATCCAGGAACTGGAATCGCTTCGTGAGGAACGCACATCGGTCGCAGAGCGGGTCGAAGCCCTCGAATCGCTCCTGCAGGAGGGACGCGACCTCGAAGAGGTGTATGGCGACCTGCGTGCGGAACTTCGCCAGCAGAACGTGGCCCGCCTCGAGCGCCTGCTCAACGAGACCTTCGAGTTGGTCTACCAGAACGACTCCTACGACCGGATCGAGTTGAACGGACAGTACGAGCTGACGGTCTATCAGAAAGACGGGGAGCCGCTCGAACCGGAGCAGCTCTCCGGTGGCGAACGGGCGCTGTTCAACCTTAGCCTGCGGACCGCGATCTACCGACTGTTGGCCGAGGGAATCGACGGTGCTGCCCCGATGCCACCGCTCATCCTCGACGAACCGACGGTCTTCCTCGACTCCGGGCACGTTTCCCAGCTGGTGTCGTTGGTCGAATCGATGCGTCGGATCGGCGTCGAGCAGATCATCGTGGTCAGTCACGACGAGGAACTGGTGGGCGCGGCCGACGACGTGATCCGGGTCGAGAAGGACGCGACCACGAACCGATCGTACGTCGAACGTGGTCGCCAACCGACCGACGGGACCTGA
- a CDS encoding DUF7322 domain-containing protein gives MPFGRDRSIDENDADDVAVPQDEVRKLFWAIVILLNAGILAVSLGLMLAGFRGQYGTGAVLVGAGAVVLADAYRRYRSRHEVFEATA, from the coding sequence GTGCCCTTTGGACGGGATCGATCGATCGACGAAAACGATGCGGACGACGTGGCGGTTCCACAGGACGAGGTCCGGAAACTCTTCTGGGCCATCGTCATCCTCCTGAACGCCGGCATCCTGGCCGTCAGTCTCGGCCTCATGCTCGCCGGCTTCCGGGGGCAATACGGTACCGGGGCGGTCCTCGTCGGTGCCGGTGCGGTCGTCCTGGCCGACGCCTACCGACGATACCGCTCCAGGCACGAGGTTTTCGAAGCGACCGCCTGA
- a CDS encoding DUF7331 family protein encodes MNDTARGDGRPNDEPELPEPIDRVEAHRSDDDLILVDTGNPLAWIKSDVSKRIDRLR; translated from the coding sequence GTGAACGACACTGCGAGGGGCGACGGACGCCCGAACGATGAGCCCGAGTTGCCGGAACCGATCGATCGAGTTGAGGCCCACCGGTCCGACGATGACCTGATACTTGTCGACACGGGAAATCCGCTCGCGTGGATCAAATCGGACGTCTCGAAGCGCATCGATCGACTGCGCTGA